TTGATTTTGCCGGTACCCAGTGCTGCAATACCTGCTTTGCCCGCCAGGCTGTTCAGGTCTTTGTGCGAAAGGGTGAGTTTATTCTGGATACCACCACCGTCGGAAGCCATCTTACCGATCGGGTTAGAGAAGTCGCCGTCTGTTTTATCGAATACTACTTCGTACAGTACGAGCGAGCCGTCCTGTGCGCGAGCCTGGTCCCATTCGAAAGAAAGGGCGGCGCTGGTCGCAGGCTGCAGTTTGGTGAATTTATCGTTTACAGGTGCCGTGAGTCTTTCCACGGGTTCCATGTTTACATTCAGTTCGTAGTCATCTTTACAACCGGTCACAATAGCGGCCAGGCATAATGTTAAAGCAGTGATATATTTTTTCATAACCGAGATAATTTAAGGTAGATGGATTATTGCCAATCGTCGTTTTGGCCAAGGTTTTTGTTCTGATCGCGTTCGAAAGTAGGTACAGGCCACAGGTAGTGCTTCGGATCGATGAACCGGCGCGTTTCTACGATGATGTAACCTTTATCGTCTTTGTTAAACGCACCTGAAGTCACTTTAATACCGCGAACAGGCTTGTTCAACACGGTAGCAGCGATCTTCCAGCGACGGATGTCGAATGCGCGGGTGCCTTCAAATGCCAGTTCAGCTCTTCTCTCCCTTTTCACAATGTCCAGCAGTTGCGCCTGGGTAGCCGCAGCAGGAAACTCTGTAGCAGCAGCATCGGTAAACTTGGCACGGATGCGCAGTGCCCGGATGGTCCTGTCCCAGGTGTTTTTATCCATTACCTGTGTTTGAGCCATGGCTTCAGCATACATCAGCAGCACGTCCGCATAACGGATCAGCGGCAGGTTGAGGCCGGAGTTGTAGTTCTGCGCGGTCATATCTGCAAACTTGCGGAAGTAGTAACCAGTTGGTGATGCACCCTGGTCATCCACGCTGTTGGTAGCAGGATTAGAACCTGGCAGCGTGAGGATCGTTTGTGTTTTGCCTTCCATATCTACGAACGTGGAGTTGTGGTAGATGATGGTCTGCGCCAGACGAGGATCCCTGTTAGCATACGGATTGTTCTCATCGTAACCGGAACCGGCTTCGCTGATCGCACGGCCGTTGGTCATAATGTAATCATCCACCAGATCCTGCGTAGGCACCAAAGTAGCCCTCAACAGGGAAACGGTCTGCGGCAGGAAGCTACGCTGCGTGCTGTAAAGACGACCACCGCCGTATTGCAGGTCCAGGATCACTTCATTATTGAACTCGTTGGATACTTTGAACAGATCAGGATAGTTGGCTACCAGCCCGTAAGTACCGTTGGCGGAGTTGCCGAGCAGCAGCTCACACTCTTTCTTCACCTCTGGCCATTCGCCGGTAAACATGCGGATACGGGCAGTTAGCGCAATGGCAGCACCACGGGTAATGCGACCACGGTCTTTTTCCGCATACTCAGTATTCGTTGGCAAATCGGCACGAATCTCGTTCAGCTCTTTAAAGATAAATTCAAGGATGGTCGCTTTGCTCGTGCGGCCAATTGTTTTCGCCTCGTCGATGGTGATCAGGTTGGTGTAGAAAGGCACATCACCAAACCAGTTTACCAGCTGGAAGTAAGAGTACGCGCGGATGAAACGGGCTTCTGCCACGATGCGCTTTTTCAGTGCAGGATCAATTACCGGTACACGATCGATGTTAGTGGTAACGATGTTACACTTACGGATCGCCCTGAAGCGATAGCCCCATTCGTCGTTTACACGTGCATTGGCCTGGTCGTAGCTGCCGCCTGCGATCAGCGACACGCCGTTAAAACCGGTACCGGATACAAATGCATTGTCGCTGAGGGCTTCGTTGCCAAAGAAATGGTAATCGCTCGACATATTCTCATAGCAGCTGGCGAGCGCGTCCAGCGCATCCTGGCTATCTCGCCAGTAAGCTTCGTCGGTGAACTCACGCGTGTTGGGCTGGTCCAGTTTACGGCAGCCGAACAAAAGCGCGGAACAACATATGATCAGAAATACTTTCTTCATAATAATTTATTTATCAGAATTTGATATCCAGTCCAAATGCAAACGTAGCAGCATTCGGATAGTTACGGCCTGCGATCGCGTTGTAGTTGGTCATGTCCAGTTTATCATCGAATTGTGTAAACTCAGGATCAACGCCAATGTCGCGGAAGCGGCGCGGTGTAAACGTCAGCAGGTTCTGGCTGGTAAAGTATACACGTGCGCTTTGCAGTTTCACGGCACCGGTTACTGACTTAGGCAGTGTATAACCCAGTTGCAGGTTCTTTAAACGCAGGTATTTGGTATCAAACATCCAGTAGTTGGAATAAGCAAAGTTGTTCGCATTCGCAGTACCAATGGTCAGGCGCGGATAAGTGGCGTCCGGGTTAGTTGGCGTCCAGCGGTCCAGGTGTTGCACCATGGCGTGGTCTTCGTTGTTGTGGAACGCTTCCACGATATCGCCGCGCAGGTACTGGCTACGTTTGCCCACACCCTGCCAGAACATAGTGAAGTCGAACGCTTTGTAGGTTACGTTGTACGTAAAGCCATACGTGTAACGCGGGAACGGATTACCAAATACA
This genomic interval from Chitinophaga horti contains the following:
- a CDS encoding RagB/SusD family nutrient uptake outer membrane protein produces the protein MKKVFLIICCSALLFGCRKLDQPNTREFTDEAYWRDSQDALDALASCYENMSSDYHFFGNEALSDNAFVSGTGFNGVSLIAGGSYDQANARVNDEWGYRFRAIRKCNIVTTNIDRVPVIDPALKKRIVAEARFIRAYSYFQLVNWFGDVPFYTNLITIDEAKTIGRTSKATILEFIFKELNEIRADLPTNTEYAEKDRGRITRGAAIALTARIRMFTGEWPEVKKECELLLGNSANGTYGLVANYPDLFKVSNEFNNEVILDLQYGGGRLYSTQRSFLPQTVSLLRATLVPTQDLVDDYIMTNGRAISEAGSGYDENNPYANRDPRLAQTIIYHNSTFVDMEGKTQTILTLPGSNPATNSVDDQGASPTGYYFRKFADMTAQNYNSGLNLPLIRYADVLLMYAEAMAQTQVMDKNTWDRTIRALRIRAKFTDAAATEFPAAATQAQLLDIVKRERRAELAFEGTRAFDIRRWKIAATVLNKPVRGIKVTSGAFNKDDKGYIIVETRRFIDPKHYLWPVPTFERDQNKNLGQNDDWQ